The Pseudomonadota bacterium region AACGAGGACACCAATATGGGCACTGCGAAGAACAGGCAATACATCGGTTTTTCCATCGATAAACACTACCTTACAATCGGCAATTAAGTCACCATTAGAGTCTATCAGTCTTTGCCGGTCTGCTCCGTTTCCCACAGCAATAAACTGCCATCTGTGATTAGATGAATTCACGATTAATCTGGCTGCATCAAGAAAAGTGGCAAAGTCCTTGTCTGCCGCCACCATCCTACCGGTCATTACAACCTTGACAACATTTTCCCGTATGCTTAGGATCTCCTTGCATGACTCGATACGTTCAGAGTCAAAGCCATTGTATATCACGCGGCCTTTTTCCGTAGGAATACCCCACGCCCGAAAACCGGCCTGACTGTTAGCTACAACCAGCGCAGCCCATTTCATACTCCAGCGATTTGCGAGGCCACGGCGGGGGGGCACCATGCCGCTTCTGATTGTACCGTCGATCAATGGTATTTTCTTAATTCTGCAAATGGGCCCCGCTGCCGCTGTAGCCATCCAGCCCCAGGAATGGACCACATCCGGCCGCCAAGATTTTATGGTCTTCCATAAAGCAATTGCAGGACTTACATCAAAGCGTGAAAAACGTTTTGTTACGCTAACGACCACGCCCGTATTACGAATGATATCCGCAAATGAATCATCATCGAGGCTCCAGACTTGTCGCTCCCAATCTGCTGGCAAATATTTTATCAGTAGAGCTAATTGCCGTTCTGCGCCACCGTTACCAAGGCAATCAGCCAGAAAAAGAACCCTGTGATTTTTTCTTCGCACCAACCCCCCTGTGCCACGTCTTAAGCATAATTTCTCCTACATCCGAGTCTCGGGCAAAAACGAATTGATTATTCCCCAGATCATTAGTGGTCTTGATATTGTTTAGCACAAACCCTCTATCTCGAAAAAAGTGGAAAATTTCCTCAAATGTAACACCCATGCCCAANNNNNNNNNNNNNNNNNNNNNNNNNNNNNNNNNNNNNNNNNGCTAAATAATGCGTCAAAACATTGGAGACAAAATCATGTCCATATTTATTCCAATGATAGTCAAACTCAGAATTAAATTTCATTCCATTTCTTTTGAAGTCTTCTTTCATAAAGGACGTTAAATCTATGTACTCGACATTGTAGTCGTTGCAAATTGCTTTAACCATTTTATTCATCCACATCACATCACTATTATCTAATGTAGCGCTATAGATTGCCCCTCTTGGCGCATCCATTATAAAAATGACCCTCTTGTCCCTATTTTCTTCCACAATCGTCTTTATCAAATATTTAGTAACTGTTAATACTAATTCTTTATTCTCTTTTACTTGAGTTGTATTAATATTTGCCTCATATTTCTTTTTTGCAGAAAAGATGCTCGGCATTTCTTGCACCATAGATAGCGAAACAACGAACTTTTATATATGAATCTTTTTAACGGTCTGTATTGTGCTAAAGAATAGTTTGGTCGCGGTAGAATTTCTGAAATTGAATCATCCTCTTTAATAGATATCTGCTGAAAATGATAATTTTGGGGCGACAACGCCTGAATGCTTTCATCAAAATCGTTATGTACCAGATTAAAAATTACAATATCAGGTCTAAAGTGTTTGTTAACATATCTGCTAATATGTAAATACTGTGACAATGCGGCGCCGGATATTCCAAAAGCATAAACTTCATAATCCTCTTTCAACTTTTTTCTGAGCAAAAATGGATAGTTTTCATCCACATTTACCTGGAACGCTTCAATATAAGAATCACCAATTACAGCAATCAGCTTCTTGCCACCGTTGGCAGAATAGTCAATTGGATAATTCCAGTGCATATTGTTAATTCGCCATTTTGCTCTAATTTCTGCAAATCGCCCCAAGGTAATTATCCCTTTTTCATTTTTGTTGTCAAAAAAGTACATTTTCTCTTTCTCGTCAAAATACCCCCGTGGCGGCCCAGATGCTGGAATCACTATTCTAAAAAAGAACTCCAGCATTATTAATAGAACAACTAAAACGGGCACAGTAACAAATAAAATATTCTTTAATGATTTCAAATTGAACTCTCGTTCTTTTTTCTTGTGAACCTTTCCCCCTGCGCAGCAGCAACAATGTTACCGTCTACCAGCAATAGGGATTCTGAATCACAATTAAAAGCTGATATTTCTAAAATGCTTTTCATCACTTTCCCTTTCCTCTTTTACTCTTGCTGCCAATTTGTGAACCATATTTGAAAGGCCAACAATTGCCATAATCGAAAATCATCTTTGGTACATCCGGCTTTAAACGATCTTTTAAACCGCTCAACAAGTAAAGGATTCAAAACATTTTGCCTCTTAATTATTTCCGGATTAAGGTAATCCTCTATTAAATAAGCCAAGCCATTCTTTAGCCAGTGTGTTATTGGTACGCCAAAACCATGCTTTGGCCTTTCCATGAGTTCTTTGCTGATATATTTATTAAGAATATTTCTTAGTAAATGCTTTGATCCCAGTTTGCCCATCCGATATTTTAGCGGTAACCTAAAGGCAAATTCAACAATTCGATGATCCAATAATGGTTCCCTGGCTTCCAAGCTCACCGCCATCGCTGCTCTGTCAACTTTAGTTAGAATATCTCCTGGTAGATAATGGTGTAAATCATGTACCATCATTTGCACCGCGGTGTTTCCAGGATAGTGATTCATCAGTTCACGTGGCGGATTATAAGAGCCTATGAGTGCCTGAATATCCGCTGTGAACCATTGCGAGGCTCCCATATCGAATAAAATCGCAGGGTCAATATTTGGCAAAGCATGACTAAGACGTATTAATCGATCGGATAAACGATCACCATTATATTGTGGAAATTGTCTTAAAAGCCAACGAATTTCACTTAATGGAATATTCCTCAAAATGCTCGCTGATATATATCGTAATAATACGGGGATTTTTTGCAGAAGATTCAAGCGGCTAAGTGTTAAATAATAGCTATCATAACCACAAAACAGTTCGTCCCCACCATCAGCGGAAAGGGCGACTGTTACCTTTTCCCGTGCTAACTTAGAAACTATATATGTCGGTAAGCCTGATGAATCTGCAAAAGGCTCGTCATAAAGTTTATGCCATTGTGGAACTAAGTCTTTAACCTCATCGATGCCAATGATATATTCGGTATGATCCGTTTGAAGATGGTCGGCTATTTTTCGTGCGTAACGCGATTCGTCATATTGTTGTTCTTTGAACCCAATCGTAAATGTTTTTATGTGCTGATTTGTGTGTTTTCTTAATATGGCTGTGAGAAGGCTGGAATCGATGCCGCCAGACAGAAAAATTCCAACCGGAACATCAGATATGAGACGATATTTAAAAGCGCTGATTAGTAGCTCTTCCAATTCTTCGCATAACAATTCTTCATTGTCATGCAGTGGATTGTCCAGCGAATCAAGAACAGTCCAATATTGATTTTCATTCATGCCTGATTGATTTACCTCAAGCCAATGGCCTGGCCGTAACTGCCAAACATCCTTATAAATACTTCTTGGAGCTGA contains the following coding sequences:
- a CDS encoding SGNH/GDSL hydrolase family protein, whose amino-acid sequence is MKSLKNILFVTVPVLVVLLIMLEFFFRIVIPASGPPRGYFDEKEKMYFFDNKNEKGIITLGRFAEIRAKWRINNMHWNYPIDYSANGGKKLIAVIGDSYIEAFQVNVDENYPFLLRKKLKEDYEVYAFGISGAALSQYLHISRYVNKHFRPDIVIFNLVHNDFDESIQALSPQNYHFQQISIKEDDSISEILPRPNYSLAQYRPLKRFIYKSSLFRYLWCKKCRASFLQKRNMRQILIQLK
- a CDS encoding glycosyltransferase translates to MRRKNHRVLFLADCLGNGGAERQLALLIKYLPADWERQVWSLDDDSFADIIRNTGVVVSVTKRFSRFDVSPAIALWKTIKSWRPDVVHSWGWMATAAAGPICRIKKIPLIDGTIRSGMVPPRRGLANRWSMKWAALVVANSQAGFRAWGIPTEKGRVIYNGFDSERIESCKEILSIRENVVKVVMTGRMVAADKDFATFLDAARLIVNSSNHRWQFIAVGNGADRQRLIDSNGDLIADCKVVFIDGKTDVLPVLRSAHIGVLVSHQKIEEGCSNSIMEYMACGLPVICGESGGNREVVIDGVTGFIIPPGNPQALAEKLLLLRRDAALAQLMGAAGRERILRDFSVEKMVNSYVDIYNFVRRQ
- the asnB gene encoding asparagine synthase (glutamine-hydrolyzing), giving the protein MCGICGIWNYKGFLPVDHRLIDRMTASLIHRGPDDQGQCFDDGAGVGFGFRRLSILDLSNRGHQPMKFQHLTIVYNGEVYNFNEIRKELEKRNYTFGSTSDTEVILKAFHAWGVSAVHKFIGMFAFAIWDSLHKKMYLFRDRLGVKPLYYGKINDLFWFGSELKVLKTIQGESPEINLQALGEYFQYGYISAPRSIYKDVWQLRPGHWLEVNQSGMNENQYWTVLDSLDNPLHDNEELLCEELEELLISAFKYRLISDVPVGIFLSGGIDSSLLTAILRKHTNQHIKTFTIGFKEQQYDESRYARKIADHLQTDHTEYIIGIDEVKDLVPQWHKLYDEPFADSSGLPTYIVSKLAREKVTVALSADGGDELFCGYDSYYLTLSRLNLLQKIPVLLRYISASILRNIPLSEIRWLLRQFPQYNGDRLSDRLIRLSHALPNIDPAILFDMGASQWFTADIQALIGSYNPPRELMNHYPGNTAVQMMVHDLHHYLPGDILTKVDRAAMAVSLEAREPLLDHRIVEFAFRLPLKYRMGKLGSKHLLRNILNKYISKELMERPKHGFGVPITHWLKNGLAYLIEDYLNPEIIKRQNVLNPLLVERFKRSFKAGCTKDDFRLWQLLAFQIWFTNWQQE